A genomic region of Melanotaenia boesemani isolate fMelBoe1 chromosome 13, fMelBoe1.pri, whole genome shotgun sequence contains the following coding sequences:
- the LOC121651637 gene encoding dystroglycan-like — protein sequence MHYKPRDMSCGDARRSKLFLQRTLPVVIGLLVTLVQGTVPEQHETLVDMISVELEASMQSSVLSELQAATSSVGEGPPTAVPDFSAKNEGMHTSIPDSSAIVGQVFQLKVPPGPAHESCNVHLTEMGKKTLPSWLYWDKESCTLRGLALEQDKGVYHILVSGEEITEKTSSQWYPNTVFSVEVYPEERADTEPALLTLQSDVSGLQAFTCGSEEPVTVLTVILDADLTKMVAKQRVNLLGIMRKFSHVPLEHMRVVPVVNNRLFDMSAFMAGPGNAKKVVENGALLSWKVGCALDQGSIPDISSVQSSAKDGTMSARLGYPVVGWHIVNKKPHGVKRVRRQLYNTPTPVPSILPPTIHQEPYSRVVPTPTSPSIAPATDNSAPPVRGPLPLPVKPTMRVRDQIAHTPVFGPPQPTRVLGTTSTIPIQPTMTRPTFVEATAVPTPPGTNKRPKPSSTRKPKKLKTTTPAPREPKSTTPKQPRRTTPLSLAPDLNRSPEIRNPIDQVTAWVGTYFEVKIASDAFYDYEDGTTDKLRLTLKRTPKEAVSETSWIQFNSTIQLLYGLPEEEHEGNHEYFMLVTDKAGKSIMDAFVVRVNRWSNMDKPSVVFAARFHGDPNTLSNDVHKKILLIKKLAYALGDRNSSTVTLRSITSGSIVVEWTNNSLQQSPCPKDQITVLSNRISDPQGKPKQAFIKAMEPEFKPINISVRGTNKCQSYTFIPPGEVFIPILPTATPSPGTDRVSSDDVYLHTVIPAVVVAGLLLIVGIIAMVCYRKKRKGKMTIEEQATFIKKGVPIIFADELDDSKSPPSSSIPLILQEEKPPLPPPEYPNMAGPHSTLLNQDLLEEYSVYQDDDPNAPPYQPPPPFTVPIEGKGSRPKNMTAYRSPPPYVPP from the exons ATGCACTATAAACCGAGAGACATGAGCTGTGGGGATGCAAGGAGGAGCAAGCTTTTTTTGCAGAGGACTCTCCCTGTGGTTATCGGACTTCTGGTGACCCTGGTCCAGGGCACTGTGCCAGAACAGCATGAAACACTGGTGGACATGATATCTGTGGAACTAGAGGCCTCCATGCAGTCCTCTGTGCTCTCTGAGCTCCAGGCTGCAACTTCTTCAGTAGGTGAAGGGCCGCCCACAGCTGTCCCAGATTTTTCTGCAAAGAATGAGGGAATGCACACAAGCATTCCTGACTCCTCAGCAATTGTAGGCCAGGTGTTCCAGTTGAAGGTTCCACCAGGACCTGCCCATGAAAGCTGCAATGTCCAT CTCACTGAAATGGGAAAAAAGACTTTACCCTCCTGGCTATACTGGGACAAAGAAAGCTGCACTCTAAGAGGTTTGGCTCTGGAGCAAGATAAAGGCGTATATCACATATTGGTGTCAGGGGAGGAGATAACTGAGAAGACAAGCAGCCAATGGTATCCCAATACAGTCTTCTCTGTTGAAGTATACCCAGAAGAACGGGCAGACACTGAGCCAGCCCTGCTCACGCTACAGTCTGATGTAAGTGGCCTACAGGCTTTCACCTGTGGCTCTGAGGAGCCTGTCACTGTCTTAACTGTCATATTGGATGCTGATTTGACAAAGATGGTTGCTAAACAGAGGGTCAACTTATTGGGCATTATGAGAAAATTCTCACATGTACCCTTGGAGCACATGAGGGTGGTCCCTGTTGTCAACAACCGTTTATTTGACATGTCTGCTTTCATGGCTGGACCAGGAAATGCCAAGAAAGTGGTTGAGAATGGGGCTTTACTGTCATGGAAAGTTGGATGTGCCCTTGATCAGGGCAGCATCCCTGACATTAGCAGTGTCCAGTCCTCAGCAAAGGATGGGACAATGTCAGCCAGGCTGGGTTATCCAGTAGTTGGCTGGCACATTGTCAACAAAAAGCCTCATGGAGTGAAACGGGTCAGGCGACAATTGTACAACACTCCTACTCCTGTGCCATCCATTCTTCCTCCAACTATTCACCAAGAGCCATATTCACGTGTTGTTCCTACCCCCACTTCACCTTCTATTGCTCCAGCAACAGACAACTCTGCTCCCCCTGTCCGAGGGCCTTTGCCTCTTCCAGTTAAGCCTACTATGAGGGTCAGAGATCAGATAGCTCACACACCTGTTTTTGGACCTCCCCAACCCACAAGAGTACTAGGAACTACAAGCACCATCCCTATTCAACCCACTATGACTCGGCCTACATTTGTGGAGGCTACGGCTGTGCCAACTCCACCAGGCACCAACAAAAGACCGAAACCGTCTTCCACAAGGAAACCCAAGAAACTCAAAACCACCACCCCAGCTCCCAGAGAACCAAAGTCTACCACTCCTAAACAACCAAGGCGTACAACTCCCCTCTCTCTGGCTCCAGACTTAAATCGGAGCCCAGAGATCCGAAATCCCATTGATCAGGTAACTGCATGGGTTGGCACATACTTTGAGGTTAAAATTGCTTCTGATGCATTCTATGACTATGAAGATGGTACCACTGACAAGCTTCGCTTGACTTTGAAGAGAACCCCCAAAGAAGCGGTGAGTGAAACATCATGGATACAGTTCAACAGCACTATCCAGCTTTTGTATGGCCTTCCAGAAGAGGAGCATGAGGGGAATCATGAGTACTTCATGTTGGTCACTGATAAGGCTGGAAAGAGCATAATGGATGCATTTGTAGTTCGAGTCAACCGTTGGTCTAACATGGATAAACCATCGGTAGTGTTTGCTGCCCGTTTTCATGGTGACCCTAATACTCTGAGCAATGATGTCCATAAAAAGATTCTTCTAATTAAAAAGTTGGCATATGCCCTCGGTGATCGAAACAGCAGCACCGTGACCCTGAGGAGCATCACTAGTGGCTCCATTGTTGTTGAATGGACCAATAACAGTCTCCAGCAGAGCCCTTGTCCAAAGGATCAGATCACAGTTCTCAGTAACAGGATCTCAGATCCCCAAGGAAAACCTAAGCAGGCCTTTATTAAAGCCATGGAGCCTGAATTCAAACCCATTAATATTTCTGTTCGTGGCACCAATAAATGCCAAAGCTACACATTTATTCCACCAGGAGAAGTGTTTATACCCATCCTCCCTACAGCTACACCTTCACCTGGGACAGACCGAGTAAGTAGTGATGATGTTTATCTGCACACTGTCATTCCTGCTGTAGTTGTAGCTGGCTTGTTGCTCATAGTTGGAATCATTGCCATGGTCTGTTATCGAAAGAAGCGCAAAGGGAAGATGACTATAGAGGAACAGGCCACTTTTATCAAGAAAGGAGTTCCCATAATATTTGCAGATGAGCTGGATGATTCCAAATCACCTCCATCCTCCAGCATCCCTCTTATTCTACAGGAAgaaaagcccccacttcctccCCCTGAGTATCCCAACATGGCTGGCCCCCACAGTACCCTACTCAATCAGGATCTCCTGGAGGAATATTCAGTTTATCAAGATGATGATCCAAATGCACCACCTTACCAGCCCCCACCACCATTCACAGTCCCCATTGAGGGAAAAGGCTCACGTCCTAAGAACATGACGGCATACAGGTCGCCACCTCCCTATGTGCCTCCCTAA